A single genomic interval of Petroclostridium xylanilyticum harbors:
- a CDS encoding RnfABCDGE type electron transport complex subunit D — translation MINNRLIVSSSPHVRSGETVSSIMFDVVLALCPALIAGAYYFGFRALLVTAITVLSCIAAEYLWQKLCKKPITINDWSAVVTGILLAFNLPVTVPLWMPVVGGFFAIIVVKQLFGGLGQNFMNPALAARAFLLASWPVSMTKWVQPFTQLPIAGAADVVSSATPLAILKGTEAVGQAMPGYLDLFMGNVGGSIGETSVLMLLLGGGYLIYKKVISWRIPVSFIATVAVFTFIFGKDGFFTGNAIYHVLSGGLILGAFFMATDYASSPVTPKGQIIMGIGCGLITSVIRLYGGYPEGVSYSILLMNVVTPLIDRYTAPVKFGEVKARA, via the coding sequence ATGATAAACAATAGACTAATTGTTTCTTCATCTCCTCATGTGAGATCAGGAGAAACGGTAAGCAGCATCATGTTTGATGTGGTACTTGCGCTCTGTCCGGCTCTTATTGCAGGAGCGTACTATTTTGGATTTAGAGCACTATTGGTTACTGCAATAACCGTACTCAGTTGTATAGCTGCCGAATATTTATGGCAGAAGCTATGCAAAAAGCCTATTACAATCAATGACTGGAGTGCAGTAGTAACAGGGATATTACTGGCGTTTAACCTTCCTGTTACAGTACCGTTATGGATGCCTGTAGTAGGCGGATTTTTTGCAATTATTGTTGTAAAACAATTGTTTGGTGGCTTAGGGCAGAATTTTATGAATCCCGCGCTGGCAGCAAGAGCATTCCTTCTTGCTTCGTGGCCGGTATCAATGACCAAATGGGTCCAGCCTTTTACTCAGCTTCCCATTGCCGGTGCTGCGGATGTAGTGAGTTCAGCTACTCCTTTAGCGATTTTAAAAGGAACTGAAGCTGTAGGACAGGCAATGCCAGGTTATTTGGATTTATTCATGGGGAATGTAGGAGGAAGTATAGGAGAAACGTCCGTTCTTATGCTTCTTTTAGGCGGTGGATACCTAATCTATAAAAAAGTAATCAGTTGGAGAATACCGGTAAGCTTTATTGCCACAGTGGCAGTATTTACTTTCATTTTCGGCAAAGACGGCTTTTTTACAGGAAATGCTATCTACCATGTACTTTCCGGTGGTCTAATCCTAGGGGCGTTTTTTATGGCAACCGATTATGCATCTTCTCCGGTCACACCAAAAGGACAGATTATTATGGGGATCGGCTGTGGACTAATTACCTCTGTTATAAGGTTATACGGCGGATATCCTGAGGGGGTATCCTATTCCATACTGCTTATGAATGTGGTAACTCCTTTAATAGATAGGTATACAGCTCCTGTAAAATTCGGGGAGGTGAAGGCCCGTGCGTAA
- a CDS encoding OadG family protein, with protein MEHLNEGLAVTVIGMGTVFSVLILLWILLEGMRIVFYKPEVKAPVTVEKPEVKQEVIQQPAVSTEELDELDEDELIAVLTAAVASSLNQSTYNLNIKSFRRIEQTSPIWNTVSRKEQLESRL; from the coding sequence TTGGAACATTTAAACGAAGGCCTGGCGGTCACTGTAATTGGTATGGGTACGGTGTTTTCGGTGCTGATTCTCCTCTGGATACTATTAGAAGGTATGAGAATTGTCTTTTACAAGCCAGAGGTAAAAGCTCCGGTTACAGTGGAAAAGCCGGAAGTAAAACAAGAAGTCATACAGCAACCAGCTGTATCTACGGAAGAGCTTGATGAGTTAGATGAAGACGAATTAATTGCAGTCCTAACTGCTGCAGTAGCGTCAAGTCTTAATCAATCTACTTACAACCTAAATATTAAATCCTTCAGGAGAATAGAACAAACTTCTCCCATATGGAATACGGTAAGCAGAAAAGAACAATTAGAAAGCAGACTATAA
- a CDS encoding putative manganese-dependent inorganic diphosphatase has product MDKVFVIGHKNPDSDSICAAIGYAAFKKKLGKENYVPCRIGEINDETKYILDYFKVDPPLFIENVKPQVSDMDYYTVDIIPQDMTIKGAWEIIRDKGHTLLPVRDQNNLFKGIVSVSDITQTYIALKDNDFLERYNVEISSIIEVLEAHVLWGEELIKKTAGRLFIYHNITWNDAIAIKNNDLILVAGNISNVIESMEYDSNYIFVVGNLKEKDEEVLAQYASIKNKAIIKVEHDLLSVIRLISQCISVKEIMKTEKIIYFYDNEYIDQIKDIMLESRHRYFPVIDYNRNVVGVISRKQLLTYRKKKVVLIDHNETSQTVKGIDQAEILEIIDHHRLGDIQTGNPIFVRNVPVGSSSTIVANMYFENNLKPDREIAGLLCAAIISDTLLFKSPTCTTVDIETANLLAEIADIDINTFGYEMLKAGASIVKKTPVEILMNDIKEYNLGKYRFSVSQINTMDLGELDDKREQLKELMKEKAENGKYDAVLLMVTDLLRQGSELIFEGPEVDRIRTAFGIEDEKKSVFLEGVVSRKKQIIPRLAMNI; this is encoded by the coding sequence ATGGATAAAGTATTCGTAATAGGCCATAAAAATCCGGACAGTGATTCGATATGTGCCGCTATTGGCTATGCAGCATTCAAAAAAAAGCTGGGGAAAGAAAATTATGTTCCCTGCAGAATCGGGGAAATAAATGATGAGACAAAATACATACTGGACTACTTTAAAGTAGACCCTCCACTATTTATTGAAAACGTCAAACCACAGGTATCGGATATGGACTATTATACTGTTGATATTATCCCCCAGGATATGACCATCAAGGGAGCATGGGAAATCATCAGGGATAAAGGGCATACACTGCTGCCGGTAAGGGATCAAAATAATCTATTTAAAGGTATTGTATCAGTAAGTGATATTACTCAGACCTATATCGCATTAAAGGATAATGACTTTCTGGAAAGATATAATGTAGAAATCAGTTCTATTATCGAAGTACTGGAGGCGCATGTTTTATGGGGGGAAGAATTAATAAAAAAAACGGCGGGAAGGCTGTTCATCTATCATAATATTACATGGAATGATGCTATTGCCATTAAGAATAATGATCTTATTCTGGTAGCAGGCAATATAAGTAATGTGATAGAGAGTATGGAATACGATTCCAATTATATATTTGTAGTAGGAAATCTCAAAGAAAAAGATGAGGAAGTGCTTGCCCAGTATGCCAGTATTAAGAATAAAGCGATTATAAAGGTAGAGCATGACTTGTTATCTGTAATCCGTCTGATAAGCCAGTGTATCTCTGTAAAAGAGATCATGAAGACAGAAAAAATTATATACTTTTATGATAATGAATACATTGACCAGATAAAAGATATTATGCTTGAATCGAGACATAGATATTTCCCTGTTATAGATTATAACAGGAATGTTGTTGGGGTTATTTCAAGAAAACAGCTTTTGACTTATAGGAAGAAAAAGGTGGTCTTAATAGACCACAATGAGACCAGTCAGACGGTTAAAGGGATTGACCAGGCAGAGATACTGGAGATTATAGATCACCATCGTCTGGGGGACATCCAGACAGGAAATCCTATTTTTGTCCGGAATGTACCTGTTGGAAGTTCATCCACTATTGTGGCAAACATGTATTTTGAGAACAATTTAAAGCCTGATAGAGAAATAGCAGGCTTATTATGTGCTGCAATTATTTCAGATACCCTGCTATTTAAATCTCCCACCTGTACAACGGTTGATATAGAAACCGCAAATCTGCTTGCTGAGATAGCAGATATTGACATTAATACTTTTGGTTATGAAATGCTTAAAGCAGGAGCTTCCATAGTAAAGAAAACCCCGGTGGAAATATTGATGAATGATATTAAGGAATATAATCTAGGAAAATATAGGTTTAGTGTATCTCAAATTAATACAATGGACCTGGGTGAACTGGACGATAAGAGAGAACAACTAAAAGAATTAATGAAAGAAAAAGCAGAAAATGGGAAATATGATGCAGTTTTGCTGATGGTTACCGACCTATTAAGACAGGGTTCTGAATTGATTTTTGAGGGACCGGAAGTTGACCGGATAAGAACGGCCTTTGGTATTGAAGATGAGAAAAAATCCGTCTTTTTAGAAGGTGTGGTATCGAGGAAAAAACAGATCATTCCACGTCTTGCGATGAATATTTAA
- a CDS encoding sodium ion-translocating decarboxylase subunit beta — translation MLCISGILIYLAIGKKFEPLLLLPIAFGMLLANLPNAGLIHMELFQGKQLDIQRIANEGGLLDLLYLGVKLGIYPPLIFLGVGAMTDFGPLIANPKSLLLGAAAQLGIFTTFIGAILLGFNVAEASSIGIIGGADGPTAIFVTKTLAPHLLGAIAVAAYSYMALVPIIQPPIMKALTTKKERMIVMEQLRPVSKIEKIVFPIVVTVVVSLILPDAAALVGMLMLGNLFKECGVVDRLNKTAQNELINIITIFLGTTVGATANAETFLKPQTLGIIVLGLLAFSMSTAGGVILGKIMCKVTGGKVNPLIGSAGVSAVPMAARVSQVVGQKENPANFLLMHAMGPNVAGVIGSAVAAGVFLALYAK, via the coding sequence ATGCTCTGTATATCGGGAATATTGATATATCTGGCGATTGGCAAAAAATTCGAGCCGCTGCTGCTTTTACCAATTGCTTTCGGTATGCTGCTTGCAAACTTACCTAATGCAGGCCTCATCCATATGGAGCTTTTTCAGGGAAAGCAGCTGGATATACAAAGAATTGCAAATGAGGGCGGCTTGTTAGACCTGCTCTATTTGGGAGTTAAACTGGGAATTTATCCACCGTTGATATTTTTAGGTGTTGGAGCCATGACCGACTTCGGTCCGTTGATTGCAAATCCTAAGAGCTTGCTTTTAGGTGCAGCTGCCCAGCTAGGGATATTTACTACATTTATAGGTGCAATATTACTGGGATTCAACGTAGCAGAAGCTTCATCCATCGGAATCATCGGCGGTGCCGACGGCCCGACAGCTATCTTTGTAACAAAGACCCTAGCCCCTCATCTGCTTGGAGCAATTGCCGTAGCAGCCTATTCCTACATGGCGCTTGTGCCAATCATACAACCGCCAATCATGAAAGCGTTGACTACGAAAAAAGAACGAATGATTGTCATGGAACAATTACGTCCTGTTAGCAAAATCGAAAAGATAGTATTTCCAATCGTTGTAACAGTTGTTGTTTCACTCATATTGCCCGATGCGGCAGCACTTGTAGGAATGTTGATGCTGGGTAACTTATTTAAAGAATGCGGCGTAGTGGATAGACTCAATAAAACAGCACAAAATGAGTTAATCAACATCATTACCATTTTCCTCGGCACCACGGTAGGAGCCACTGCAAACGCAGAAACCTTTTTAAAGCCACAAACACTGGGAATAATAGTGTTAGGCCTGCTGGCGTTCTCGATGAGTACCGCGGGCGGAGTAATTTTGGGGAAAATCATGTGCAAAGTTACCGGAGGAAAAGTGAATCCTCTCATTGGTTCTGCCGGTGTATCAGCAGTGCCGATGGCTGCCAGGGTTTCACAGGTTGTCGGACAAAAGGAGAATCCTGCAAACTTCCTGCTGATGCATGCAATGGGCCCGAATGTTGCAGGGGTTATCGGTTCTGCTGTTGCAGCAGGCGTATTTTTGGCATTGTATGCAAAATAG
- a CDS encoding RnfABCDGE type electron transport complex subunit G encodes MRNNEIVRLGLILFSITFVVALVLALGNMATAGKIEALNQQLQDEARKSVLPSATEFEEVKVEGLGEGDYKIVKNIYAGKSDGKVVGYTVGVAPNGFGGPIDMIVGIDSSKKITGINIVNFQETPGLGTKATEPKFKDQYNGKSVASPLAVIKNGTPKDNEIVAISGATITSNAVTQGVNTATKIVKEKLNK; translated from the coding sequence GTGCGTAATAATGAAATAGTAAGATTAGGCTTAATATTATTTTCTATTACATTTGTTGTAGCACTGGTACTGGCATTAGGTAATATGGCAACAGCCGGAAAGATAGAGGCGTTAAACCAGCAACTGCAGGATGAGGCAAGAAAATCTGTACTTCCTTCCGCTACGGAATTTGAAGAGGTAAAAGTTGAAGGCTTAGGTGAAGGCGATTATAAAATCGTTAAAAATATCTATGCAGGAAAAAGTGACGGAAAGGTTGTTGGTTATACTGTTGGTGTAGCACCAAATGGTTTTGGCGGACCTATTGACATGATCGTGGGCATCGATAGTTCTAAAAAGATTACCGGAATAAATATAGTGAACTTCCAGGAAACACCCGGACTTGGCACAAAAGCAACTGAGCCAAAGTTCAAGGACCAATACAACGGAAAGTCTGTTGCGAGTCCGCTGGCTGTAATTAAGAATGGAACACCAAAAGACAATGAAATTGTAGCGATTAGCGGTGCTACCATAACATCTAATGCTGTAACGCAAGGTGTTAATACTGCAACAAAAATAGTAAAAGAGAAATTAAATAAGTAA
- the rnfB gene encoding RnfABCDGE type electron transport complex subunit B, with protein sequence MIDKILAPVLSLGGMGLAFGALLAYASQKFAVEVDERVPMVLEALPGANCGGCGYPGCGGLAAAIVEGKAPVNGCPVGGAACAAAIAKIMGVTVEDTERMVAKVLCHGTKDKAKEKYEYYGIDDCVAASKLGGGPKSCPYGCTGLGTCVKVCQFGAIKIENGIAVIDPEKCTACGKCVKACPKNIIELIPASQETWVRCKSKDKGGEVKNYCDVGCIGCKICEKACKFDAVHVVDNIAIIDYSKCVNCSQCVVKCPKKIIRGKAEIKKAYINEDACIGCTICKKQCKFDAVEGELKNKHRIIEDKCVGCEQCAIKCPKKCIEMR encoded by the coding sequence ATGATAGATAAAATACTTGCTCCTGTGTTGAGCCTGGGCGGAATGGGTTTAGCTTTCGGTGCTCTGCTTGCTTATGCTTCACAGAAGTTTGCAGTAGAAGTTGATGAGAGGGTTCCAATGGTCCTTGAAGCTTTGCCTGGTGCAAACTGTGGAGGTTGTGGATACCCAGGATGCGGAGGATTAGCAGCTGCAATTGTAGAGGGTAAAGCACCTGTAAACGGCTGTCCTGTTGGAGGCGCGGCTTGTGCTGCTGCTATAGCCAAGATCATGGGTGTAACTGTTGAAGACACAGAGAGAATGGTTGCAAAAGTCCTCTGCCATGGTACTAAAGATAAAGCTAAAGAAAAATATGAATATTACGGGATTGATGATTGTGTAGCTGCTTCCAAGCTGGGTGGAGGTCCAAAAAGCTGTCCATACGGCTGTACCGGCTTGGGAACGTGCGTGAAGGTATGCCAGTTTGGGGCGATTAAGATAGAAAATGGTATCGCTGTAATAGATCCGGAAAAATGTACTGCCTGTGGAAAATGTGTAAAGGCATGTCCAAAGAATATAATAGAGCTTATACCTGCAAGTCAAGAGACTTGGGTAAGATGTAAATCAAAAGACAAAGGCGGCGAAGTGAAGAATTATTGTGACGTAGGCTGTATTGGATGTAAGATTTGCGAGAAGGCATGTAAGTTTGATGCAGTACACGTAGTAGACAATATTGCAATCATTGATTACAGCAAATGTGTAAACTGTTCACAGTGTGTTGTAAAATGTCCAAAGAAGATCATTCGGGGAAAAGCTGAAATTAAGAAAGCTTATATTAATGAGGACGCTTGTATAGGCTGTACAATATGCAAGAAGCAGTGTAAATTTGATGCGGTTGAAGGTGAACTCAAAAACAAGCATAGAATTATCGAAGATAAATGTGTAGGCTGTGAACAATGTGCAATCAAGTGTCCGAAGAAATGTATCGAAATGAGATGA
- a CDS encoding putative glycoside hydrolase produces the protein MGEFVKRYKIVFVLVGLAIAIILLSYLSIGGLNNRLFAKEQAPKSETDIKEPEKNNENVPAEPKQQTEQPQTDSNTNQEPAKQEPVNQEPVKQEPVKKEPVKVKGIYVTGWIAGTKTRFNQLVDLVNRTELNAMVIDVKEDRGKMTYISNVLLAKELGAAVNMVGDIQQLMATLKENNIYPIARVVSFKDPIASEKRPELAIKTKDGTIWRDKKGNAWLNPYNKETWKYLIDISKEAVQLGFKEIQYDYVRFPTDGNVKIIDYGEIGKTKTKAEAISEFLAYAKKELEPLGIDVSADIFGIVPVVEGDYEQIGQDLEMVSKDIDYICPMVYPSHYANVAQNGVGQKVNGVLFKYPDLEPYGVVYNTLVLAKERLEKSQAKAKIRPWLQDFTASYLGKGNYQIYGGQQVRQQIKATYDAGLEEWILWDPDTKYSEDGLLKE, from the coding sequence ATGGGTGAATTTGTAAAAAGGTACAAAATTGTTTTTGTTTTAGTTGGGTTAGCAATTGCAATTATTTTATTGTCTTATTTGAGCATTGGAGGATTGAATAATAGACTCTTTGCAAAAGAACAGGCTCCTAAAAGTGAGACTGATATAAAAGAGCCGGAAAAGAATAATGAGAATGTTCCGGCGGAACCGAAACAGCAGACGGAACAGCCGCAGACCGATTCAAATACAAATCAGGAACCAGCAAAACAGGAACCTGTAAACCAAGAACCTGTTAAGCAGGAACCTGTAAAAAAAGAACCGGTAAAGGTCAAAGGGATATATGTTACAGGATGGATTGCAGGAACAAAAACTCGTTTTAACCAACTGGTAGATCTGGTTAATAGAACTGAACTTAATGCCATGGTAATAGACGTAAAAGAAGATAGGGGAAAAATGACTTATATATCCAACGTACTGTTAGCGAAAGAGCTTGGTGCAGCGGTAAATATGGTTGGGGATATACAGCAGTTAATGGCTACATTAAAAGAAAATAACATATATCCTATAGCAAGGGTTGTAAGTTTTAAGGACCCTATAGCAAGTGAAAAGCGTCCTGAATTGGCTATAAAGACAAAGGACGGAACCATATGGAGAGATAAAAAAGGAAATGCATGGTTGAATCCATATAACAAGGAAACATGGAAATATTTAATAGATATTTCCAAAGAAGCCGTTCAGTTAGGATTTAAAGAAATCCAGTATGATTATGTGCGCTTTCCTACTGATGGGAATGTAAAAATAATAGACTACGGTGAAATTGGAAAAACCAAGACTAAAGCCGAAGCAATATCCGAGTTTCTAGCTTATGCTAAAAAGGAACTGGAACCTTTAGGGATAGACGTATCTGCCGATATTTTCGGCATTGTTCCTGTAGTAGAAGGGGACTATGAACAAATAGGCCAAGACCTTGAGATGGTCTCAAAGGATATTGATTATATATGCCCGATGGTATATCCATCCCATTATGCAAATGTTGCTCAAAACGGGGTAGGACAAAAGGTTAACGGTGTGTTATTTAAGTATCCGGACCTGGAGCCTTATGGGGTTGTGTATAATACTTTAGTGCTTGCGAAAGAAAGGCTGGAAAAAAGTCAGGCCAAGGCAAAAATAAGGCCATGGCTGCAAGACTTTACCGCATCTTATCTTGGTAAAGGAAATTATCAAATTTACGGTGGACAACAGGTAAGACAGCAAATCAAAGCGACTTATGATGCGGGATTGGAAGAATGGATTTTATGGGATCCAGATACCAAGTATTCAGAAGATGGATTGTTAAAGGAATAA
- the rsxE gene encoding electron transport complex subunit RsxE, with the protein MSLNKEIFKGIVKENPTFVQLIGMCPTLAVTTSVVNGIGMGLSATAVLIGSNVVISLLRKFIPSKVRIPAFIVIIAGFVTLIDMLIKAYFPALSKSLGIFIPLIVVNCIILARAEAFAYKFDVGKSAADGLGMGLGFTLALIILASVREILGNGTFLGMKLFGETFQPALIMILPPGGFLTLGIVLGIMNWWSERKKRGEA; encoded by the coding sequence GTGAGTTTAAATAAAGAGATTTTCAAGGGTATCGTTAAGGAAAATCCTACATTTGTACAACTGATCGGAATGTGTCCCACCCTTGCTGTTACTACTTCAGTGGTAAATGGTATTGGTATGGGACTCTCAGCCACAGCAGTATTGATAGGTTCTAACGTTGTAATTTCTTTGCTGAGAAAGTTTATACCGTCTAAAGTTAGAATCCCGGCGTTTATTGTCATTATAGCCGGCTTCGTGACATTAATTGATATGCTTATCAAAGCATACTTTCCTGCTCTGTCAAAGTCTCTTGGCATATTTATACCTTTGATAGTGGTTAACTGTATTATACTTGCCAGAGCAGAAGCATTTGCTTATAAGTTCGATGTTGGAAAATCGGCAGCCGATGGATTGGGAATGGGTTTGGGATTTACACTTGCTCTTATTATTTTAGCAAGTGTGAGAGAAATATTGGGTAATGGAACATTTCTGGGAATGAAATTGTTTGGAGAGACTTTCCAACCGGCCCTTATTATGATTCTTCCTCCTGGTGGTTTCTTAACACTTGGAATTGTTTTAGGAATCATGAATTGGTGGTCAGAAAGAAAAAAGAGAGGTGAAGCTTAA
- the rsxC gene encoding electron transport complex subunit RsxC, producing MKALTFKGGIHPHDNKHHTERIPIMELKAPGKLIFPVQQHIGAPCEPLVAVGDEVKVGQKIADSKAFVSAPIHSSVSGKVVAIEPVLHPNGSKVMAIVIENDGKDIVHESVIPKGDLSTLEPKQIIEIVREAGIVGMGGAGFPTHVKLSPPPDKKIDYVIVNGAECEPYLTSDHRVMLETPEEVIYGLKAIMKVFGLNKGYIGIEENKMDAIKVMKEHAAKESGIEVVVLKTKYPQGAEKQLIKVITGREVPSGGLPADVGAIVNNIDTCTAIARAIKTGMPLIRRIVTVSGSAVKEPRNYAVRLGTAFKVLFEQSGGFVEDPAKIVMGGPMMGIAQFSIDVPVVKGTSGLLAFTKKDVAFKPESPCIRCGKCVDACPMNLLPIYLSAYAIKNNLEKAEEYNALDCIECGSCSYVCPSKRHLVQSIRGAKQAIIAQKRASK from the coding sequence GTGAAGGCTTTGACATTTAAAGGCGGTATTCACCCTCATGATAATAAACATCATACAGAGAGAATACCAATTATGGAATTAAAAGCACCTGGTAAACTGATTTTCCCTGTACAGCAGCACATTGGAGCGCCCTGCGAACCTCTGGTTGCCGTAGGGGATGAAGTGAAGGTAGGGCAGAAAATAGCCGATTCTAAAGCTTTTGTAAGTGCGCCTATTCACTCAAGTGTATCAGGAAAAGTAGTTGCAATTGAACCTGTGCTTCATCCGAACGGGTCAAAAGTGATGGCGATTGTCATTGAAAATGACGGTAAGGATATTGTACATGAAAGTGTAATTCCGAAGGGGGACCTTTCTACTCTTGAACCAAAGCAAATTATAGAAATTGTACGAGAAGCCGGTATCGTAGGTATGGGTGGCGCAGGATTTCCAACCCATGTAAAGTTATCACCGCCGCCGGATAAGAAAATTGACTATGTTATTGTTAACGGTGCCGAATGTGAGCCTTATTTGACTTCAGACCACAGGGTAATGCTTGAGACTCCGGAAGAAGTTATTTATGGGTTAAAAGCGATCATGAAGGTTTTTGGACTAAACAAAGGTTATATTGGCATTGAAGAAAACAAGATGGATGCAATCAAAGTCATGAAAGAACATGCAGCAAAAGAGAGCGGAATAGAAGTTGTAGTTCTTAAGACTAAATACCCTCAAGGGGCAGAAAAGCAGCTGATTAAGGTTATTACAGGCAGGGAAGTTCCTTCAGGGGGTCTTCCGGCTGATGTTGGAGCAATCGTAAATAATATCGATACATGTACTGCTATTGCCCGGGCAATAAAAACCGGTATGCCTCTGATCAGGCGCATTGTTACTGTATCAGGGTCTGCAGTTAAGGAACCTAGGAACTATGCTGTACGATTAGGTACAGCTTTCAAGGTATTATTTGAACAGTCTGGAGGCTTTGTAGAGGATCCTGCAAAGATTGTAATGGGTGGTCCAATGATGGGAATCGCCCAGTTTTCGATAGATGTTCCGGTAGTAAAAGGTACATCGGGACTGTTAGCATTTACCAAGAAAGATGTAGCCTTTAAACCTGAGAGCCCATGTATAAGATGTGGTAAATGTGTAGATGCATGTCCTATGAACCTGCTGCCTATCTATTTAAGTGCCTATGCAATTAAGAATAATTTGGAAAAAGCGGAAGAATATAATGCGCTGGACTGTATAGAATGTGGAAGTTGCTCTTATGTCTGTCCATCCAAGAGACATTTGGTACAGTCTATAAGAGGGGCAAAGCAGGCGATTATTGCACAAAAAAGAGCAAGCAAGTAA
- a CDS encoding biotin/lipoyl-containing protein, translating to MRKFIINVNGKSYEVEVEEIRDGAPVAAPVSRPAAVPATAPKAAPAPAAPAPKAAPAAVPASATSITAPMPGTIMAVNVKEGDTVKEGDVVCILEAMKMENEIMAPKSGKVLAVNVAKGASVNSGDVLVAIG from the coding sequence ATGAGGAAATTTATAATAAACGTAAATGGAAAATCTTACGAGGTAGAAGTTGAAGAAATAAGAGATGGTGCACCTGTTGCTGCACCGGTCAGCAGGCCTGCAGCTGTCCCGGCAACTGCTCCAAAGGCTGCTCCCGCTCCGGCTGCGCCGGCTCCTAAAGCTGCTCCGGCTGCCGTACCGGCATCTGCCACCAGCATCACCGCTCCAATGCCGGGGACCATTATGGCCGTAAATGTAAAAGAAGGGGATACTGTAAAAGAAGGCGATGTAGTATGTATCCTTGAAGCAATGAAGATGGAAAATGAAATTATGGCACCTAAATCTGGAAAAGTTTTAGCTGTAAACGTTGCTAAGGGGGCTTCAGTAAATAGCGGGGATGTTCTTGTTGCAATTGGTTAA
- the rsxA gene encoding electron transport complex subunit RsxA yields the protein MIKELIVIALGAILIENFVLVKFLGICPFLGVSKKVETALGMGMAVTFVMALASLITWLIQAFILVPFNIQYLQTIAFILVIAALVQFVEMVIQKMSPTLYQALGIYLPLITTNCAVLGVALLNIQKEFNFIKSLVYGTTAALGFTLAIVLFAGVRERLELSDIPKPLQGFPIALITAALLSIAFLGFQGLKF from the coding sequence ATGATTAAAGAACTTATTGTAATAGCTTTAGGTGCGATCCTAATTGAAAACTTTGTACTAGTTAAGTTCTTGGGTATCTGTCCTTTCCTTGGGGTATCCAAGAAGGTAGAAACTGCCTTGGGAATGGGTATGGCAGTTACTTTCGTTATGGCATTGGCTTCACTGATTACCTGGCTCATACAGGCATTTATATTGGTTCCATTTAATATTCAATATTTGCAGACTATTGCATTTATATTAGTTATTGCCGCACTGGTACAGTTTGTAGAAATGGTAATACAGAAGATGAGTCCTACCCTTTACCAGGCATTGGGGATTTACCTTCCTCTGATTACAACCAACTGTGCAGTACTAGGGGTAGCACTGTTAAACATTCAAAAAGAATTTAATTTTATTAAGTCACTGGTATACGGAACAACAGCTGCGCTCGGATTTACACTTGCAATTGTCCTATTTGCAGGAGTAAGGGAAAGACTGGAGCTTTCGGATATTCCCAAGCCGTTGCAAGGATTTCCTATTGCATTAATTACAGCAGCACTGCTGTCAATAGCCTTCCTTGGATTCCAGGGACTGAAATTTTAA
- a CDS encoding carboxyl transferase domain-containing protein, which translates to NIIFRKEIANAADPVATRNEKIEEYRNKFANPYVAAARGYIDDVIEPDSTRPRIISALEMLASKRENRPAKKHGNIPV; encoded by the coding sequence CAACATCATCTTCAGAAAAGAGATTGCAAATGCAGCTGATCCTGTTGCTACCAGAAATGAAAAAATTGAGGAATATAGAAATAAATTCGCCAACCCATATGTAGCTGCTGCAAGAGGCTATATCGATGACGTCATTGAACCCGATTCCACAAGGCCAAGAATTATCAGTGCGTTGGAAATGCTGGCAAGCAAAAGGGAAAACAGGCCGGCTAAAAAGCATGGAAATATCCCTGTATAA